A single region of the Triticum dicoccoides isolate Atlit2015 ecotype Zavitan chromosome 2B, WEW_v2.0, whole genome shotgun sequence genome encodes:
- the LOC119365118 gene encoding E3 ubiquitin-protein ligase EL5-like — MTFPLVCYCNAVPRPIAAVFRFFHATALAFVLILCLLGLYEFPYTPEEHAALISGRRRRPNRDGTLPETVKQRLPPVEFVVHLAERSRSSTSKSRAAPAGRHDDDDASTCRVCLERLELTDEVRPLGNCSHAFHRGCIDRWIDIGEVTCPLCRSNLLPRQRGGLLANARARFS; from the coding sequence ATGACCTTCCCGCTGGTGTGCTACTGCAACGCGGTGCCCCGGCCCATCGCCGCCGTGTTCAGGTTCTTCCACGCCACCGCGCTGGCTTTCGTGCTCATACTCTGCCTCCTCGGCCTCTACGAGTTCCCCTACACCCCCGAGGAGCACGCGGCACTCAtcagcggccgccgccgccgtcccaacCGGGACGGCACGCTTCCGGAGACGGTGAAGCAGCGGCTGCCCCCCGTCGAGTTCGTCGTGCACCTGGCGGAGCGGTCGCGATCGTCGACGTCTAAGAGCAGGGCGGCGCCGGCCGGTcgccacgacgacgacgacgcgagtACGTGCAGGGTGTGCCTGGAGCGGCTGGAGCTGACGGACGAGGTGCGGCCGCTGGGCAACTGCTCCCACGCCTTCCACAGAGGCTGCATCGACCGGTGGATCGACATCGGCGAGGTGACGTGCCCGCTGTGCCGGTCCAACCTGCTGCCTCGTCAGCGCGGGGGGCTGCTCGCCAATGCCAGGGCCCGGTTCAGCTAG